The following coding sequences are from one Comamonas koreensis window:
- a CDS encoding YdcF family protein: MQRGLLAAAALVLLGLGIVPLAAGHLHLGVLVPVGLGLAGGYVVWRWSAVRAWRAAAPWRRALWHAAWWGLALWVVSVGWLWHGIAGLGQTPATTPPVAAIVVLGSGTQDGKPRPALAMRLDTAAQLAKLQPQAVLAVTGGVDFGQDESEGAIMARYLAQVHGLDPATMVVEERSTSTVLNLEWTGPMLQQRGVDLAQPIAIVSSDFHLWRALHIARSQGFGQPIGVAAPTPLLTRFNVWLREYFAVASSWALGEW; this comes from the coding sequence ATGCAACGAGGTTTATTGGCGGCGGCCGCCCTGGTGCTGCTGGGACTGGGCATCGTGCCCTTGGCGGCTGGGCACTTGCACCTGGGGGTGCTGGTGCCTGTGGGGCTGGGCCTGGCGGGTGGCTATGTGGTCTGGCGCTGGTCGGCGGTGCGCGCCTGGCGTGCTGCTGCGCCCTGGCGCCGCGCGCTGTGGCATGCGGCCTGGTGGGGCTTGGCCTTGTGGGTGGTCAGCGTAGGCTGGCTCTGGCATGGGATTGCGGGGCTGGGGCAGACGCCAGCGACAACGCCACCGGTGGCCGCCATTGTGGTGCTGGGCAGCGGCACGCAAGACGGCAAGCCGCGCCCGGCGCTGGCCATGCGGCTCGATACCGCTGCGCAGCTTGCCAAATTGCAGCCGCAGGCGGTGCTGGCGGTCACCGGTGGGGTGGACTTTGGGCAGGACGAGAGCGAGGGCGCCATCATGGCGCGTTACCTGGCGCAAGTCCATGGGCTCGATCCTGCCACGATGGTGGTGGAAGAGCGCAGCACCAGCACCGTGCTGAACCTGGAATGGACCGGCCCCATGCTGCAGCAGCGCGGTGTGGACCTGGCCCAGCCCATTGCCATTGTCAGCAGTGATTTTCACCTCTGGCGTGCGCTGCATATCGCCCGCAGCCAGGGCTTTGGGCAGCCCATTGGCGTGGCAGCCCCCACACCGCTGCTGACCCGTTTCAACGTTTGGCTGCGTGAGTATTTTGCTGTCGCCAGCAGCTGGGCCTTGGGCGAGTGGTAG
- a CDS encoding acetyl-CoA carboxylase biotin carboxylase subunit — MFSKILIANRGEIACRVIATARTMGIQTVAVYSDADKEARHVKLADEAVHIGAAPSRESYLLADRIIDAARKTGAQAIHPGYGFLSENEAFAKRCEDEGIAFIGPKAHSIAAMGDKIASKKLANEAKVNTIPGYNDAIENAEKAVGIAQGIGYPVMIKASAGGGGKGLRVAYNDKEALEGFTACQNEARNSFGDDRIFIEKFVQEPRHIEIQILGDSHGNVVYLNERECSIQRRHQKVIEEAPSPFISDATRKAMGEQAVALAKAVQYQSAGTVEFVVGKDQDFYFLEMNTRLQVEHPVTECITGLDLVEQMIRVAAGEQLSFSQADVKRDGWAIECRINAEDPFRNFLPSTGRLVRFEPPKQTMWQADTAHLQGVRVDTGVYEGGEIPMYYDSMIAKLIVHGKDRNEAIAKMREALNGFAIRGISSNIPFQAALLAHPKFVSGQFNTGFIAEHYGQGFHAEDVPHEDTDFLVALAMFRNRRYRARASTISGQMLGHQVRVGHSYTAVVLGAEGEHSFVSAEVTDFDDEARVCKVSIGDKTYQFSSEAVLRDVVTHGTCNGQPFTAQIERGTAKNPLALRVIHNGTQRDILVLSQRGAELYQLMPYKAPPDLSKFLLSPMPGLLVDVAVQPGQKVQAGEKLAVIEAMKMENILFATQDGVVSKVSAAKGNSLALDDIILEFE; from the coding sequence ATGTTCAGCAAAATCCTGATTGCCAATCGCGGCGAGATTGCATGCCGCGTGATCGCTACGGCCCGAACCATGGGCATCCAGACCGTTGCGGTCTACTCCGATGCGGACAAGGAAGCGCGCCATGTGAAGCTGGCCGATGAGGCCGTGCATATCGGTGCGGCCCCCAGCCGCGAGTCCTACCTGCTGGCCGACCGCATCATCGATGCAGCGCGCAAGACCGGCGCGCAGGCCATCCATCCGGGCTACGGCTTCTTGTCCGAGAACGAAGCCTTTGCCAAGCGCTGCGAGGACGAGGGCATCGCCTTCATCGGCCCCAAGGCGCATTCGATTGCTGCGATGGGCGACAAGATCGCCTCCAAGAAACTGGCGAACGAGGCCAAGGTCAACACCATCCCCGGCTACAACGATGCCATCGAGAACGCGGAAAAAGCCGTTGGCATTGCGCAGGGCATTGGCTACCCGGTGATGATCAAGGCATCGGCCGGCGGCGGCGGCAAGGGCCTGCGCGTGGCCTACAACGACAAGGAGGCGCTGGAGGGCTTTACCGCCTGCCAGAACGAGGCGCGCAACAGCTTTGGCGATGACCGGATCTTTATCGAAAAGTTCGTGCAGGAGCCGCGCCATATCGAGATCCAGATTCTGGGCGACAGCCACGGCAATGTGGTCTACCTCAATGAGCGCGAATGCTCGATCCAGCGCCGCCACCAGAAGGTGATCGAAGAGGCGCCATCGCCCTTCATCAGCGATGCCACCCGCAAGGCGATGGGCGAGCAGGCCGTGGCCCTGGCCAAGGCCGTGCAGTACCAGAGCGCTGGCACGGTGGAGTTTGTCGTCGGCAAGGACCAGGACTTCTACTTTCTGGAAATGAACACCCGCCTGCAGGTCGAGCACCCGGTGACCGAGTGCATCACCGGCCTTGATCTGGTCGAGCAGATGATCCGTGTGGCCGCGGGCGAGCAGCTCTCATTCAGCCAGGCCGATGTCAAGCGCGATGGCTGGGCGATCGAATGCCGCATCAATGCCGAAGACCCGTTCCGCAACTTCCTGCCATCGACCGGCCGCCTGGTGCGCTTTGAGCCGCCCAAGCAGACCATGTGGCAGGCCGATACCGCCCATTTGCAAGGCGTGCGTGTGGACACCGGCGTGTACGAGGGCGGCGAGATCCCCATGTACTATGACTCGATGATTGCCAAGCTGATCGTGCATGGCAAGGACCGCAACGAGGCGATTGCCAAGATGCGCGAGGCGCTCAACGGCTTTGCGATCCGGGGCATCAGCTCGAACATTCCTTTCCAGGCGGCGCTGCTGGCCCATCCCAAGTTCGTCTCGGGCCAGTTCAACACCGGCTTCATTGCCGAGCACTATGGCCAGGGCTTCCATGCCGAGGATGTGCCCCACGAGGACACCGATTTTCTGGTGGCACTGGCGATGTTCCGCAACCGCCGCTACCGCGCGCGGGCCTCCACCATCAGCGGCCAGATGCTGGGCCACCAGGTGCGCGTGGGCCACAGCTACACGGCGGTGGTGCTGGGCGCCGAAGGCGAGCACAGCTTTGTCTCGGCGGAGGTGACCGATTTTGACGACGAGGCCCGCGTCTGCAAGGTCAGCATTGGCGACAAGACCTACCAGTTCAGCAGTGAAGCGGTGCTGCGCGATGTCGTCACCCACGGCACTTGCAACGGCCAGCCCTTCACCGCACAGATCGAGCGCGGCACGGCCAAGAACCCGCTGGCCTTGCGGGTGATCCACAATGGCACGCAGCGTGACATCCTGGTGCTGTCGCAGCGCGGCGCCGAGCTCTACCAGCTGATGCCCTACAAGGCACCGCCTGATCTGTCCAAGTTCCTGCTCTCGCCGATGCCCGGCCTGCTGGTCGATGTGGCGGTGCAGCCCGGTCAGAAAGTGCAGGCGGGCGAGAAGCTGGCGGTCATCGAAGCGATGAAGATGGAAAACATCCTGTTTGCCACGCAAGACGGTGTGGTGAGCAAGGTGAGCGCCGCGAAGGGTAATTCGCTTGCGTTGGACGATATCATTCTGGAATTTGAATGA